Proteins from a single region of Pseudomonas sp. BSw22131:
- the tssK gene encoding type VI secretion system baseplate subunit TssK produces the protein MKIDRPLWAAGTLLSAQQFQQQARWEAWTNERIAALSRVHPWGIEAVAFDPDALRLGKLKATRLCLRMPDGTSIDTDRIDRLPPALELGAILGEDIQSAVLLLALPLEHANGDNCLFDETRAERPVRYRREWRQVQDAYAQEEQSIGVLEHVLSLRLGSDDNADFLTCPIARLVRDGQGAWSIDSAYVPPLLTFAAHSGLLAQLDNLLTQLSAKRQRLMGMRRESNQRMADFAVADVSLFWLLNALNTYEPVLSDLKMHPARHPEQVYLELIKLAGGLLTFSLDHDIDQIPAYRHDQLETVFAPLMCTISTLLEASLPSRVIVLDLQEAGANRWQVTLSDPRLREPDSADFYLSVRCRLPAAQLQTQFPQLCKAGTPDDVDRLINAALDGVPLLSLSHVPAAIPLRLENQYFALDLSHPKGLAVLAQGVCAFYVPSTLADVKLELFAVLRS, from the coding sequence ATGAAAATCGACCGCCCGCTTTGGGCCGCCGGAACGCTGCTCTCTGCGCAGCAGTTTCAACAACAGGCGCGCTGGGAAGCCTGGACCAACGAACGTATCGCCGCGCTGTCCCGGGTTCACCCTTGGGGTATTGAAGCGGTGGCATTTGATCCCGACGCGCTGCGACTGGGCAAGCTCAAGGCCACTCGACTCTGCCTGCGCATGCCCGATGGCACCTCAATTGACACTGATCGCATTGATCGTCTGCCCCCTGCGCTGGAGTTGGGCGCAATACTCGGTGAAGACATTCAGAGCGCGGTCCTGCTGCTTGCGTTGCCGCTCGAGCATGCCAACGGTGACAACTGTCTGTTCGATGAAACCCGCGCGGAACGTCCGGTGCGCTATCGGCGCGAATGGCGGCAGGTTCAGGATGCTTACGCGCAGGAGGAACAATCAATAGGCGTACTCGAACATGTGCTCAGTCTGCGCCTGGGCAGCGACGACAACGCCGATTTCCTGACCTGCCCGATTGCCCGATTGGTGCGGGACGGGCAGGGCGCCTGGAGCATAGACAGCGCGTACGTGCCGCCACTGCTGACCTTCGCCGCACATTCGGGGCTGCTGGCGCAGCTGGACAATCTGCTGACCCAATTGTCCGCCAAGCGGCAGCGGCTGATGGGTATGCGTCGGGAGAGTAATCAGCGGATGGCGGACTTTGCCGTCGCCGATGTGTCGCTGTTCTGGCTGCTCAATGCCCTGAATACCTATGAGCCGGTCCTCTCGGATCTGAAAATGCACCCTGCGCGACACCCGGAGCAGGTTTATCTGGAGTTGATAAAGCTGGCGGGAGGTTTGCTGACCTTCTCTCTGGACCACGACATCGATCAGATTCCTGCTTACCGACACGACCAGCTGGAGACGGTATTCGCGCCGTTGATGTGCACGATCTCGACGTTGCTCGAAGCCAGCCTGCCGTCGCGGGTCATCGTGCTGGACCTGCAAGAGGCCGGGGCCAACCGCTGGCAAGTCACGCTGAGCGACCCTCGTCTGCGCGAGCCCGACAGCGCCGACTTCTATCTGTCTGTCCGTTGCCGCCTGCCCGCTGCCCAATTGCAAACCCAGTTCCCCCAGCTGTGCAAGGCCGGCACGCCGGATGACGTTGATCGCCTGATCAACGCGGCCCTCGACGGTGTGCCGCTGTTGTCCCTGAGCCATGTCCCTGCGGCCATTCCGCTGCGTCTTGAAAATCAGTATTTCGCGCTCGACCTCAGTCATCCAAAGGGGCTCGCGGTGCTGGCCCAGGGTGTCTGCGCCTTCTACGTGCCGAGCACGCTGGCGGACGTCAAGCTTGAACTGTTTGCGGTACTTCGCTCATGA
- a CDS encoding GAF domain-containing protein translates to MIDLNEAGKGLDGYRLLAAQLESLLADEHDFIANAAQFSAFLFSQLDDLNWAGFYLNRNEELVLGPFQGQIACVRIPFGKGVCGAAALSRSTQRVEDVHAFPGHIACDSASNSELVVPLVKDGKLIGVLDLDSPSVGRFSEHDQAGIEQLVAIFLKATDV, encoded by the coding sequence ATGATCGATTTGAATGAGGCCGGAAAGGGCCTGGATGGCTACCGTCTGTTGGCGGCGCAGCTGGAGTCTTTGTTGGCGGACGAGCATGATTTCATTGCCAATGCAGCGCAGTTTTCGGCTTTTTTGTTCAGTCAGCTGGATGACCTGAATTGGGCCGGCTTTTACCTGAACCGCAATGAGGAGTTGGTGCTCGGGCCGTTTCAGGGACAGATCGCCTGTGTGCGCATACCCTTTGGCAAAGGCGTTTGCGGCGCAGCAGCGCTAAGTCGTAGCACTCAGCGAGTTGAAGATGTGCACGCGTTCCCGGGTCATATTGCCTGCGACAGTGCTTCCAACAGTGAGTTGGTGGTGCCGTTGGTGAAGGATGGCAAGCTGATTGGCGTACTGGATCTGGACAGCCCGAGTGTCGGGCGTTTCAGCGAACATGATCAGGCGGGGATCGAGCAACTGGTGGCGATATTTTTGAAAGCGACGGATGTTTGA
- the htpX gene encoding protease HtpX, protein MMRILLFLATNLAVVLIASITLSLFGFNGFMAANGVDLNLNQLLIFCAVFGFAGSLFSLFISKWMAKMSTGTQIITQPRTRHEQWLVQTVEQLSRDAGIKMPEVGIFPAYEANAFATGWNKNDALVAVSQGLLERFSPDEVKAVLAHEIGHVANGDMVTLALVQGVVNTFVMFFARIIGNFVDKVIFKNEQGQGIAYYIATIFAEIVLGFLASAIVMWFSRKREYRADDAGARLAGTGAMISALQRLRSEQGVPVQMPDSLTAFGINGGLKQGLAGLFMSHPALEDRIEALRRRG, encoded by the coding sequence ATGATGCGCATTTTGCTGTTCTTGGCCACTAACCTTGCGGTCGTGCTGATTGCCAGCATTACCCTCAGCCTTTTTGGCTTCAATGGGTTCATGGCGGCCAACGGGGTTGATCTGAACCTCAATCAGCTGCTGATCTTCTGCGCTGTATTCGGTTTCGCAGGTTCGCTGTTCTCGCTGTTCATCTCCAAGTGGATGGCAAAGATGAGCACGGGCACCCAAATCATCACTCAACCTCGCACACGCCACGAACAATGGCTGGTCCAAACCGTTGAGCAACTGTCCCGCGACGCCGGTATCAAAATGCCTGAAGTGGGTATTTTTCCGGCCTACGAGGCAAACGCGTTTGCAACCGGCTGGAACAAGAACGACGCGCTGGTTGCCGTCAGCCAGGGCTTGCTGGAGCGCTTTTCGCCAGACGAAGTCAAAGCGGTCCTGGCGCACGAGATAGGCCACGTTGCCAACGGCGACATGGTGACGCTGGCGCTGGTACAGGGCGTGGTGAACACCTTCGTCATGTTCTTCGCACGGATCATCGGCAACTTCGTCGACAAAGTGATCTTCAAGAACGAACAAGGGCAAGGCATCGCGTATTACATCGCGACCATCTTCGCCGAAATCGTTCTGGGCTTTCTGGCCAGCGCCATCGTCATGTGGTTCTCGCGCAAGCGTGAATACCGCGCAGACGATGCCGGTGCACGACTGGCTGGCACCGGCGCGATGATCAGTGCCTTGCAGCGCTTGCGCTCGGAGCAAGGCGTACCGGTACAGATGCCGGACAGCCTGACAGCGTTCGGTATAAACGGCGGTTTGAAGCAAGGCCTGGCGGGCTTGTTCATGAGCCACCCGGCGCTGGAAGACCGCATCGAGGCTTTGCGTCGCCGCGGTTGA
- a CDS encoding ATP-binding protein, giving the protein MDSRLNAFLERAESVLARLEPLLPAVRAPVDWNTSLAARWVHEGRGGYLMPLDVTLDMRLSDLIGVDRQCDQLGRNTQQFIDGLPANHALLWGSRGTGKSSLVRALLAEHAQAGLRLIEIERDHLGDLPRVVELLQKLPQRFVLFCDDLSFESGEGDYRVLKSVLDGSLEQAPDNVLLYATSNRRHLVPEKESDNEHWKRGEDGELHPSEAVEDKIALSDRFGLWLSFYPFTQEHFLNVVEHWIGELASKSGLRWERNEALEILAVRWATGRGNRNGRCAYQFARYWVGLKMLEQQP; this is encoded by the coding sequence GTGGATTCTCGGTTGAACGCATTTCTGGAGCGCGCCGAATCCGTTCTGGCGCGGCTGGAACCCTTATTGCCGGCTGTCCGTGCGCCGGTGGACTGGAATACGTCGCTGGCCGCGCGCTGGGTTCATGAAGGGCGCGGCGGATACCTCATGCCCCTGGACGTCACCCTCGACATGCGCCTGTCTGACCTGATCGGCGTTGACCGCCAGTGCGATCAGTTGGGTCGTAACACGCAGCAGTTTATCGACGGTCTGCCCGCCAACCACGCGTTGCTCTGGGGCTCGCGCGGGACGGGCAAGTCCTCGTTGGTGAGGGCGTTGCTGGCCGAACACGCGCAGGCAGGTCTGCGCCTGATTGAGATCGAACGTGATCATCTGGGCGATTTGCCGAGAGTCGTCGAGCTATTGCAGAAGCTGCCGCAGCGGTTTGTGCTGTTCTGTGACGACTTGTCTTTCGAGTCGGGCGAAGGCGATTACCGTGTCTTGAAGAGCGTGCTGGATGGCTCGCTCGAACAGGCTCCCGATAACGTCCTGCTCTACGCCACGTCCAACCGCCGCCATCTGGTGCCGGAAAAGGAAAGCGACAACGAACACTGGAAGCGTGGCGAAGATGGCGAACTTCACCCCAGCGAGGCCGTGGAGGACAAGATCGCGCTCTCTGACCGTTTCGGCTTATGGTTGTCGTTCTACCCCTTTACCCAAGAGCACTTTCTGAACGTGGTCGAGCACTGGATCGGCGAATTGGCAAGCAAGTCGGGTCTGCGTTGGGAGCGTAATGAAGCGCTGGAAATTCTGGCTGTGCGTTGGGCAACCGGCCGTGGCAATCGCAACGGCCGCTGTGCTTATCAGTTCGCCCGGTACTGGGTAGGTTTGAAGATGCTGGAGCAACAACCATGA
- a CDS encoding glutathione peroxidase, giving the protein MSDNLLSIPVQTIKGEQKTLADYAGKAVLVVNTASKCGFTPQYKGLETLWQRYKDQGLVVLGFPCNQFGKQEPGNDGAISQFCELNYGVSFPMFKKIDVNGSAAHPLFVRLKKQAPGLLGSERIKWNFTKFLIGRDGNLVKRYAPLTKPEDLTGDIEALLRV; this is encoded by the coding sequence ATGAGCGACAACCTGCTGAGCATTCCCGTTCAGACCATCAAGGGCGAGCAGAAGACGCTTGCCGACTACGCGGGCAAGGCTGTTCTTGTCGTCAACACCGCAAGCAAGTGCGGCTTCACGCCCCAATACAAGGGGCTCGAGACGCTTTGGCAGCGCTACAAGGACCAGGGACTGGTGGTGTTGGGCTTTCCTTGCAATCAGTTTGGCAAGCAAGAACCCGGCAATGACGGAGCTATCTCGCAGTTCTGCGAATTGAACTACGGGGTCAGTTTCCCCATGTTCAAGAAGATCGACGTAAACGGCAGCGCCGCCCATCCGCTGTTCGTACGCTTGAAGAAGCAGGCGCCCGGGCTACTGGGCTCCGAACGCATCAAATGGAACTTCACCAAATTTCTCATTGGTCGGGACGGCAATCTGGTCAAACGCTACGCGCCGCTGACCAAGCCTGAAGACCTGACCGGTGATATCGAAGCATTGTTACGCGTCTGA
- the tssC gene encoding type VI secretion system contractile sheath large subunit, whose translation MSVKQSSVQSHGANAQLEDSQSVYSALFSKINLSPVAAFGALDNFQSNDALSDTSIDERVTAAVSVFLNLLKQASRKVDRLDKTLLDDHIAALDAQISNQLDAVMHHPDFQRVESTWRGVKSLIDQTDFRQNVRIELLDISKDHLVQDFEDAPEIAQSGLYVHAYTQEYDTPGGEPIAAAISNYEFNRGPQDIALLRSISKVAAAAHMPFIGSVGPAFFGKESMEEVAAIKDIGNYFDRAEYIKWKSFRDSDDSRYIGLTMPRVLGRLPYGPDTIPVRSFNYVESVKGPDHGKYLWTNASFAFAANMVKSFITNGWCVQIRGPQSGGAVTDLPIHLYDLGTGNQVKIPSEVMIPETREFEFANLGFIPLSYYKNRDYACFFSANSSQKPALYDTADATANSRINARLPYIFLLSRIAHYLKLIQRENIGTTKDRRILELELNKWVGGLVTEMTDPGDDLQASHPLRDARVTVEDIEDNPGFFRVKLYAVPHFQVEGMDVNLSLVSQMPKAKA comes from the coding sequence ATGTCTGTAAAACAGTCGTCCGTTCAATCGCACGGTGCCAATGCACAGCTTGAAGACAGCCAAAGTGTCTACAGTGCGTTGTTCAGCAAGATAAACCTCAGTCCGGTCGCAGCCTTTGGCGCGCTCGATAATTTCCAGAGCAATGATGCGTTGTCCGATACCTCCATCGATGAGCGCGTGACCGCAGCGGTCAGTGTGTTTTTAAACTTGCTGAAACAAGCCTCTCGAAAAGTAGACCGGCTGGACAAGACATTACTGGATGACCACATCGCAGCGCTGGATGCACAGATCAGCAACCAGCTCGATGCAGTGATGCACCATCCGGACTTTCAGCGTGTCGAATCGACGTGGCGCGGCGTTAAGTCTTTGATTGATCAAACCGACTTTCGTCAGAACGTCAGAATTGAATTACTGGATATCAGTAAAGATCATCTGGTTCAGGACTTTGAGGACGCTCCCGAGATTGCTCAAAGCGGCTTATATGTACATGCCTACACTCAGGAATACGACACACCCGGTGGCGAGCCGATTGCTGCTGCCATCTCCAACTACGAATTCAACCGCGGTCCGCAAGACATCGCGCTGCTGCGCAGTATTTCAAAGGTCGCGGCGGCGGCGCACATGCCGTTCATTGGCTCTGTAGGGCCGGCGTTTTTTGGCAAGGAGTCCATGGAAGAGGTCGCCGCCATCAAGGACATCGGCAACTATTTCGACCGGGCCGAATACATCAAATGGAAGTCCTTTCGCGACAGTGACGATTCACGCTACATCGGCCTGACCATGCCGCGAGTGCTTGGGCGACTGCCTTACGGCCCCGACACCATTCCCGTGCGCAGCTTCAACTACGTCGAAAGCGTGAAGGGCCCGGACCATGGCAAGTACCTGTGGACCAATGCCTCCTTCGCCTTCGCGGCAAACATGGTCAAGAGCTTCATCACCAACGGCTGGTGTGTGCAGATCCGCGGCCCGCAATCGGGTGGCGCGGTCACGGACCTGCCGATTCATCTGTACGACCTCGGGACTGGCAATCAGGTCAAGATCCCGTCGGAGGTCATGATCCCCGAAACCCGCGAGTTCGAATTCGCCAATCTCGGGTTCATCCCGCTTTCTTACTACAAGAACCGGGACTACGCCTGTTTCTTCTCGGCCAATTCATCGCAGAAACCCGCGCTCTACGACACGGCCGATGCCACCGCCAACAGTCGCATCAATGCGCGGCTGCCCTACATCTTCCTGCTCTCGCGTATTGCTCACTACTTGAAGCTGATACAGCGCGAGAACATTGGCACCACCAAAGATCGCCGCATTCTCGAGCTTGAGCTTAACAAGTGGGTCGGCGGCCTGGTGACTGAAATGACCGATCCCGGCGACGACCTTCAGGCCTCTCATCCGCTGCGTGACGCAAGGGTCACGGTCGAGGACATTGAAGACAATCCGGGCTTCTTCCGCGTGAAGCTGTACGCCGTGCCCCACTTTCAGGTGGAAGGCATGGACGTCAACCTGTCGCTTGTTTCGCAAATGCCTAAAGCCAAAGCCTGA
- a CDS encoding pyridoxal phosphate-dependent aminotransferase, which produces MQFSKSNKLANVCYDIRGPVLKHAKRLEEEGHRILKLNIGNPAPFGFEAPEEILQDVIRNLPTSQGYSDSKGLFSARKAVMQYYQQKQVEGVGIEDIYLGNGVSELIVMSMQALLNNGDEVLIPAPDYPLWTAAVSLSGGNPVHYLCDEQANWWPDLADMKAKITPNTKAMVIINPNNPTGAVYSREVLMGMLELARQHNLVVFSDEIYDKILYDDAVHICTASLAPDLLCLTFNGLSKSYRVAGFRSGWIAISGPKHNAQSYIEGIDILANMRLCANVPSQHAIQTALGGYQSINDLVLPPGRLLEQRNRTWELLNDIPGVSCVKPMGALYAFPRIDPKVCPIHNDEKFALDLLLSEKLLIVQGTAFNWPWPDHFRVVTLPRVDDLEQAIGRIGNFLKSYRQ; this is translated from the coding sequence ATGCAGTTCAGCAAATCCAACAAGCTCGCCAATGTCTGTTACGACATTCGCGGGCCCGTGCTCAAGCACGCCAAGCGCCTGGAAGAGGAAGGCCATCGCATCCTCAAGCTGAACATCGGCAACCCGGCACCGTTCGGTTTCGAAGCCCCGGAAGAAATCCTTCAGGACGTGATTCGCAACCTGCCAACCTCGCAAGGCTACAGCGACTCGAAAGGTTTGTTCAGCGCACGCAAGGCGGTAATGCAGTATTACCAGCAGAAGCAGGTCGAAGGTGTCGGCATCGAAGACATCTACCTGGGCAACGGCGTTTCCGAACTGATCGTGATGTCGATGCAGGCTCTGCTCAACAACGGTGACGAGGTGCTGATCCCTGCGCCGGATTACCCACTGTGGACCGCCGCCGTGAGCCTGTCCGGTGGCAACCCGGTGCATTATCTGTGTGATGAACAAGCCAACTGGTGGCCTGACCTTGCCGACATGAAGGCCAAGATCACCCCGAACACCAAAGCCATGGTCATCATCAACCCGAACAACCCCACCGGCGCGGTCTACTCCCGCGAAGTGCTGATGGGCATGCTGGAGCTGGCACGCCAGCACAATCTGGTGGTGTTCTCCGACGAAATCTACGACAAGATCCTGTACGACGACGCCGTTCACATCTGCACCGCATCGTTGGCGCCTGACCTGTTGTGCCTGACCTTCAACGGCTTGTCCAAGTCCTACCGCGTGGCGGGCTTCCGCTCTGGCTGGATTGCGATTTCCGGACCCAAACACAATGCTCAGAGCTATATAGAGGGCATCGACATCCTGGCGAACATGCGCCTGTGTGCGAACGTCCCGAGCCAGCATGCCATCCAGACTGCTCTGGGCGGCTACCAAAGCATTAACGATCTGGTGCTGCCGCCAGGACGCCTGCTGGAGCAGCGCAACCGAACGTGGGAGTTGCTCAACGATATTCCCGGTGTCAGCTGTGTGAAGCCAATGGGGGCCCTGTACGCCTTCCCGCGCATCGACCCCAAGGTTTGTCCGATCCACAACGACGAGAAGTTCGCCCTCGACTTGCTGCTCTCCGAAAAGCTGCTGATCGTTCAGGGCACCGCGTTCAACTGGCCGTGGCCTGATCACTTCCGCGTCGTGACCCTGCCCCGGGTGGACGATCTGGAACAGGCGATTGGCCGGATCGGTAATTTCCTGAAGTCTTACCGCCAGTAA
- the msrB gene encoding peptide-methionine (R)-S-oxide reductase MsrB: MEKLSKTVEEWKEMLDPEQYNVCRLKGTERPFSGKYNSTKTDGVYHCICCNEALFDSTTKFDSGCGWPSFYAPLEGSAVVEVRDISHGMIRTEVVCATCDAHLGHVFPDGPPPTGLRYCINSVCLDLVPRA; the protein is encoded by the coding sequence GTGGAAAAGCTTTCGAAGACTGTAGAAGAATGGAAAGAGATGCTGGACCCGGAGCAATACAATGTTTGCCGCTTGAAAGGCACCGAGCGACCTTTCAGCGGCAAGTACAACAGCACCAAGACCGATGGCGTCTATCACTGCATCTGCTGCAATGAGGCGCTGTTCGACTCTACCACCAAGTTCGATTCCGGCTGCGGCTGGCCAAGTTTCTACGCGCCGCTCGAAGGCAGCGCAGTGGTGGAGGTGCGAGATATCAGCCACGGCATGATTCGCACCGAAGTGGTCTGCGCCACCTGCGATGCCCACCTGGGTCATGTCTTCCCCGACGGTCCGCCGCCGACCGGCCTGCGTTACTGCATCAACTCGGTATGTCTGGACCTGGTGCCTCGTGCCTGA
- a CDS encoding hybrid sensor histidine kinase/response regulator: MDIAITNRLSFKQARLIVLIGFVLGSSLSLLQIAIDYASEDASIDREIHSLLQISHNPASRIAYNIDGELAQELTSGLLHSPAVVGARLVDNNNVVLAAVSRPVSQSRYRIASDFLFGNSRDFEDRLFLDHLPNDTIGTLHVKVDTFAFGSHFLQRAEITLLNGFVRSLLFAAILMALFYFTLTKPLTKLIGALSANDPRSPTQQPLPYPRGHEKDEIGVLVTVANRQFESVAIEFGRRRDAENRLTEHLNELENIVSARTLELKNSNTRLSQSNEELQIARSTALDMANARSAFLAHMSHEIRTPLNGLLGMLALSLDGPLSAEQRQQLLIAHDSGKVLVELLNDILDLSKFDAGQLELERIPFDLGTLIEDTANLLSQNAAPSVELTCLIDPRFPAMVLGDPTRVRQIVSNLLSNALKFTRVGRVDMRLSQHEGNVRIEVCDTGIGIAQDAQAKIFQPFTQAEAAITRQFGGTGLGLTLTHNLCEAMKGRLSIESQSGVGSRFMADLPLPAHAAAPIWPLLNGRIVVVSKANSGLVELLNQLLPAWGIDYQLVAALDGQPEVSADLLITDCPECLIDVRNATPVPILLVTAYGNFMASGQVTALAPLHQQARPLGRLSLHQTLSRILRPESQLDNDRLQREQHLKHRARILLVEDNPVNQLVAKGMLGKLGCEVVISGHGGEALEALAHDEFDLVLMDCNMPVMNGYEAARLIRLNPKWAELPIIALTANAMPEEREHCKAAGMSDYLAKPFHREELLSLLDEWIPVAQTQ, translated from the coding sequence ATGGACATAGCGATCACCAACAGACTGTCGTTCAAACAAGCCCGTTTGATTGTGCTGATTGGCTTCGTGCTGGGCTCCTCGCTCAGCCTGTTACAAATTGCGATCGATTATGCCAGCGAAGACGCGTCGATCGATCGTGAAATTCACTCTCTTCTGCAAATCAGCCACAATCCTGCTTCGCGGATTGCGTACAACATCGATGGTGAACTGGCTCAGGAACTAACCTCGGGCCTGCTGCATTCGCCTGCCGTAGTCGGCGCCAGACTCGTAGACAACAACAACGTGGTATTGGCGGCGGTGTCCAGGCCTGTGTCGCAAAGCCGCTATCGAATCGCCAGTGATTTCCTGTTTGGCAACAGCCGTGACTTCGAGGACCGGTTGTTTCTGGACCACTTGCCGAACGACACCATCGGCACCCTGCACGTCAAAGTCGACACCTTCGCGTTCGGCAGCCATTTCCTGCAACGTGCCGAGATCACCCTGCTCAATGGCTTCGTGCGCAGCCTGCTGTTTGCCGCGATCCTCATGGCGCTGTTTTACTTCACGCTGACCAAACCGCTGACCAAGTTAATCGGCGCGCTGAGCGCCAATGATCCTCGCAGCCCTACGCAGCAGCCGCTGCCCTACCCGCGCGGTCATGAGAAAGACGAAATCGGCGTGCTGGTGACGGTCGCCAATCGGCAGTTCGAGAGTGTCGCCATTGAGTTCGGGCGCCGCCGTGATGCGGAAAATCGCCTCACCGAGCACCTTAATGAACTCGAAAACATCGTGTCCGCGCGCACGCTTGAGCTCAAAAACAGCAATACCCGCCTGAGCCAGTCCAACGAAGAACTGCAAATTGCGCGCAGCACTGCGCTGGACATGGCCAACGCCCGCTCGGCCTTTCTGGCGCACATGAGCCACGAAATCCGCACGCCGCTCAACGGCCTGCTCGGCATGCTGGCGCTGTCCCTCGACGGCCCTTTGAGCGCCGAACAACGCCAACAACTGTTGATTGCCCATGATTCGGGCAAGGTACTGGTGGAACTGCTCAACGACATTCTGGACCTGTCAAAATTCGACGCCGGCCAGCTTGAGCTTGAACGCATTCCATTCGACCTCGGCACACTGATCGAGGACACCGCCAACCTGCTGTCACAAAATGCAGCGCCGAGCGTCGAGCTTACATGCCTGATTGACCCGCGCTTCCCTGCCATGGTCCTCGGGGACCCGACGCGTGTACGACAGATCGTCAGCAACCTGCTCTCCAATGCCCTGAAGTTCACGCGGGTCGGTCGTGTGGACATGCGGCTGAGCCAGCATGAGGGCAACGTGCGGATTGAAGTGTGCGACACCGGTATCGGCATCGCTCAGGACGCGCAGGCGAAAATTTTCCAGCCCTTTACCCAGGCCGAGGCTGCCATCACCCGGCAGTTCGGCGGCACCGGACTCGGCCTGACGCTCACCCACAACCTGTGCGAAGCAATGAAGGGCCGGTTGAGCATCGAATCGCAAAGCGGCGTAGGAAGTCGCTTCATGGCTGACCTGCCCTTGCCGGCCCATGCTGCGGCTCCGATCTGGCCATTGTTGAACGGCCGGATTGTGGTAGTCAGCAAAGCCAACAGCGGGCTGGTTGAGCTGTTAAACCAATTGCTGCCGGCATGGGGCATCGATTATCAGTTGGTTGCCGCCCTTGACGGTCAGCCCGAAGTCTCAGCAGACCTGTTGATCACGGACTGCCCCGAATGCCTGATCGATGTGCGTAATGCCACACCCGTTCCGATCCTGCTAGTCACAGCGTACGGCAACTTCATGGCCAGCGGACAGGTGACCGCACTGGCGCCGCTGCACCAGCAAGCAAGGCCGCTGGGGCGCCTGAGCCTTCATCAGACCCTGTCGCGGATCTTGCGCCCCGAAAGCCAGCTCGACAACGATCGGTTGCAGCGTGAACAACACCTGAAGCATCGCGCGCGCATTTTGCTGGTGGAAGACAACCCCGTTAACCAACTGGTGGCCAAAGGCATGCTGGGTAAACTGGGCTGCGAGGTAGTCATCAGCGGGCACGGTGGCGAGGCACTTGAGGCGCTGGCGCACGATGAATTCGACCTGGTGCTGATGGATTGCAACATGCCGGTAATGAATGGGTACGAGGCGGCGCGATTGATTCGCCTGAACCCAAAATGGGCTGAGCTGCCGATCATCGCCCTGACCGCCAACGCCATGCCCGAAGAGCGCGAGCACTGCAAAGCCGCCGGCATGAGCGATTACCTGGCCAAACCCTTTCACCGGGAAGAACTGCTCAGCCTGCTTGATGAGTGGATCCCGGTGGCTCAGACGCAATAA
- the tssB gene encoding type VI secretion system contractile sheath small subunit, protein MASNSFQNEVPKARVNIKLDLHTGGAQKKVELPLKLMVMGDYSNGREQRPLSERSKVDINKNNFDNVLADFAPELKFAVENTLLGDASDTPVELNFQSMRDFEPEQVARQIPQLRALLAMRNLLRDLKSNLLDNATFRVELERILKDDDLSNELRAELAALAPQEDR, encoded by the coding sequence ATGGCTTCAAATAGCTTTCAGAATGAAGTGCCCAAGGCGCGGGTTAATATCAAACTGGACTTGCACACGGGGGGTGCACAGAAGAAGGTCGAATTGCCGCTGAAACTGATGGTGATGGGTGACTACAGCAACGGTCGGGAGCAGCGACCTTTATCTGAACGAAGCAAAGTCGATATCAACAAGAACAATTTCGACAATGTCCTTGCCGACTTCGCCCCGGAACTGAAGTTTGCCGTGGAAAACACCTTGCTCGGGGATGCCTCCGACACCCCGGTGGAGTTGAACTTCCAAAGCATGCGGGACTTTGAGCCCGAACAGGTCGCTCGGCAGATACCGCAACTGCGTGCGCTGCTGGCCATGAGAAATCTCCTTCGTGACTTGAAATCGAACCTGCTGGACAACGCAACCTTCCGCGTCGAACTCGAGCGCATCCTCAAAGATGACGATTTGAGTAACGAGTTGCGCGCCGAACTGGCTGCGCTGGCTCCACAAGAAGACCGCTAA